Proteins encoded in a region of the Triticum dicoccoides isolate Atlit2015 ecotype Zavitan chromosome 3A, WEW_v2.0, whole genome shotgun sequence genome:
- the LOC119272056 gene encoding protein DOG1-like 3, whose protein sequence is MDMARYVAFHQQWIAGQQAGLRELAEAAANAAAGRATDAELRAVVERCMRGYQEYAASRRALARENGAAFVAPPWCTAFENSVLWLGGCRPSLAIRLLYSISGEGLEEDIEEFVRGRGRGLAEGMGLVGITATQLQQINDLHRCTLRDEGYLTERLASLQENIADRPLLPIVRERAAAAAAALAGQDRSAKRDDIPGRPVAAESSGGLAAEVDAAMESYSAGLARLLEEADELRMSTARALATEILTPRQAVEMLMAAKQLHLAVRDWSRRKEEGAQNARLPLAAAATTAPSGSKP, encoded by the coding sequence ATGGACATGGCACGCTACGTCGCGTTCCACCAGCAGTGGATCGCGGGCCAGCAGGCGGGCCTCCGCGAGCTCGCGGAGGCGGCAGCCAATGCCGCCGCCGGGCGCGCCACGGACGCAGAGCTGAGGGCCGTGGTTGAAAGGTGCATGCGCGGGTACCAGGAGTACGCCGCCAGCCGGCGTGCCTTGGCGCGCGAGAACGGCGCGGCCTTCGTCGCCCCGCCCTGGTGCACGGCGTTTGAGAACTCCGTGCTCtggctcgggggctgccgcccgTCTCTGGCCATCCGGCTTCTCTACTCAATCTCCGGCGAGGGCTTGGAGGAGGACATCGAGGAGTTCGTCAGAGGCCGCGGGCGCGGCCTCGCGGAGGGTATGGGCCTCGTCGGGATCACGGCCACGCAGCTGCAGCAGATCAACGACCTCCACCGCTGCACGCTGCGCGACGAGGGTTACCTGACGGAGCGTCTGGCGAGTCTGCAGGAGAACATCGCCGACCGGCCGCTGCTTCCGATCGTTCGGGAGCGCgccgcggcggcggcagcagcattaGCCGGCCAGGACCGGAGCGCTAAGCGCGACGACATTCCCGGACGGCCCGTGGCAGCAGAATCGTCAGGAGGACTCGCCGCCGAGGTGGACGCGGCGATGGAGAGCTACTCGGCCGGGCTGGCCAGGCTCCTGGAGGAGGCGGACGAGCTGCGCATGTCGACGGCCAGGGCGCTGGCCACGGAGATCCTGACGCCGCGGCAGGCGGTGGAGATGCTGATGGCAGCCAAGCAGCTGCACCTGGCGGTGCGCGACTGGAGCCGCCGGAAGGAGGAGGGCGCCCAGAACGCGCGTCTGCCGCTCGCAGCCGCAGCGACGACCGCCCCCTCGGGCTCAAAACCATGA